A genomic segment from Malus domestica chromosome 05, GDT2T_hap1 encodes:
- the LOC103427907 gene encoding probable LRR receptor-like serine/threonine-protein kinase RFK1 isoform X2, with protein sequence MLPQQEVYALREIATTMGAKYWTFNAGTCRIETVGLTEKQPKGSEGNTECDCNFENGTVCHIATLTLMGYSLPGLLPPQLVKLPYLRKIDFSYNYLSGTIPKEWASMKLNYFSVLVNRLSGEIPKELGNITTLTDLNLEANQFSGSLPTELGNLVNLQTLMLSSNQLTGYLPETFSGLRILTDFRISDNNFSGTLPGWVQNWKNLTRLEMHSSGLEGPIPSNISLLNNLKELRISDTNGPNQEFPLLRNMTSLVRLVLRNCNIAGEIPAYVWSLKNLEMLDVSFNKLTGELPSTIGAERLKFVFLTGNLLSGNVPRSILRDGSKVDLSYNNFTFQGPEKLDCKKNLNLSLNLYRSSSEENNLRGILPCLKNFKCPRYSNCMHVNCGGNDIIVNDENHTNVQFEKDGGVEGGSAKYFWNEKSMWGFSSTGDFMDDFELQNTRYFVSLASSNLSELYTTARISPLSLTYFHRCLENGIYTITLHFAEIEFTNDKRYTSLGRRIFDIYVQERLVWKDFNIEHEVGMAQKRLVKQVDNVNVTSNVLDIRFYWAGKGTTKIPEKGHYGPLISAVSVVSIFKPCTNGGTVRTIYIIAGVVGGCLTLFVLAILWWKGCLGGKRGRQQDLGQDMQTRTFTLKQIKAATNNFDSARKIGEGGFGPVYKGHLPNGSLIAVKQLSSNSKQGNREFLNEIGMITCLQHPNLVTLHGCCIERDQLLLVYEYMENNSLAHALFGPENQVKLDWPTRLKICTGIARGLAFLHEESRLKIVHRDIKATNVLLDGDLNPKISDFGLAKLYGEESTHVSTKVAGTIGYMAPEYALWGHLTYMADVYSFGVVALEIASGKKNSYVPSNTCVCLLDWAYQLQQSGNLKELIDVSLGSEVNYKEAEVLIKVGLLCTNVSPSLRPTMSEVVSMLEGRTTVPDTKQEAINYTEDWRLKAVKDRHHQSQTQSSSGSQHESLVTSYTFYSSST encoded by the exons AGCAGGAAG TTTATGCTCTCCGAGAAATTGCTACCACGATGGGTGCAAAATATTGGACTTTTAACGCTGGTACTTGCCGAATTGAAACGGTGGGTCTAACAGAGAAGCAACCAAAGGGATCCGAAGGAAATACTGAATGTGATTGCAACTTTGAGAACGGCACTGTTTGTCATATTGCAACGCT AACGCTCATGGGTTATAGTTTACCTGGGTTGCTGCCACCTCAACTCGTCAAGCTTCCTTACCTTCGAAAAAT TGATTTTTCTTACAACTATCTCAGTGGTACAATACCAAAGGAATGGGCTTCAATGAAACTAAATTATTT CTCTGTGCTTGTCAATCGGTTATCGGGGGAAATCCCAAAGGAGTTGGGAAATATTACCACTCTGACAGACCT GAACCTTGAGGCGAACCAATTTTCTGGTAGTCTTCCTACTGAGCTTGGGAATTTGGTTAATTTGCAGACTTT GATGCTTTCCTCCAATCAGCTGACTGGATACTTGCCAGAGACATTTTCTGGGCTAAGGATTCTAACAGATTT CCGAATAAGCGATAACAACTTTAGTGGAACACTGCCCGGCTGGGTGCAGAATTGGAAAAACCTCACAAGATT AGAAATGCATTCAAGTGGACTGGAAGGACCGATTCCATCAAATATTTCACTTTTGAACAATTTGAAAGAGTT GAGGATTAGTGACACAAATGGACCAAATCAGGAATTTCCTTTGCTGAGAAATATGACAAGCCTAGTAAGATT GGTTTTGAGGAACTGCAATATTGCCGGAGAGATCCCCGCATATGTCTGGTCCTTGAAGAATCTGGAGATGTT GGATGTCAGTTTCAACAAGTTAACAGGCGAACTTCCATCCACGATAGGAGCTGAGCGTCTAAAATTTGT CTTTTTGACTGGCAACCTGCTAAGTGGAAACGTGCCAAGGTCAATCTTGCGAGATGGAAGTAAAGT TGATTTGTCGTACAATAACTTCACATTTCAAGGCCCTGAGAAACTGGATTGTAAAAAAAACTT GAATCTAAGTCTAAACTTGTATCGGAGCTCTTCAGAGGAGAACAACTT GAGGGGAATTCTTCCATGCTTGAAGAATTTTAAGTGCCCACGAT ATTCAAACTGTATGCATGTCAACTGTGGCGGAAACGATATAATTGTCAATGACGAGAATCACACAAATGTCCAGTTTGAAAAAGATGGGGGAGTTGAAGGTGGCAgtgctaaatatttttggaatgaGAAAAGTATGTGGGGATTTAGTAGCACCGGTGACTTCATGGATGACTTCGAGCTGCAAAATACACGCTACTTTGTATCTCTGGCATCTTCCAATCTTTCTGAGCTATATACAACAGCACGCATATCTCCGCTTTCACTTACTTATTTCCACCGTTGTTTAGAAAATGGGATTTACACTATAACTCTCCACTTTGCGGAGATCGAATTCACGAATGACAAAAGGTATACTAGTCTTGGGAGGCGTATTTTCGATATCTATGTTCAG gaAAGGTTGGTGTGGAAGGATTTCAATATTGAACACGAGGTTGGCATGGCTCAAAAGAGATTAGTTAAGCAAGTAGATAATGTCAATGTGACAAGTAACGTCTTAGATATCCGGTTCTACTGGGCTGGAAAAGGGACAACGAAGATTCCAGAGAAAGGACACTATGGTCCCCTCATATCTGCTGTCTCTGTGGTTTCCA TCTTTAAACcgtgtacaaatggtggaacTGTGCGAACCATTTACATCATTGCCGGTGTTGTTGGGGGATGCCTAACACTATTCGTACTGGCAATCCTTTGGTGGAAAGGATGTTTGGGAGGAAAAAGGGGGAGACAACAAG ATCTTGGACAAGATATGCAGACGAGGACTTTTACtttgaaacaaataaaagcTGCCACTAACAACTTTGATTCTGCAAGAAAGATTGGAGAAGGTGGTTTTGGTCCTGTCTACAAG GGTCACTTACCTAACGGTTCATTGATAGCAGTTAAGCAGCTCTCATCCAATTCAAAGCAAGGAAATCGCGAATTTTTAAATGAGATTGGCATGATAACTTGTTTGCAACACCCGAATCTAGTGACACTGCATGGATGCTGTATTGAAAGGGATCAATTATTACTGGTTTACGAATACATGGAAAACAATAGTCTTGCGCATGCCTTATTCG GCCCGGAGAACCAAGTTAAACTGGACTGGCCTACACGGCTTAAGATTTGTACCGGTATAGCCAGAGGTTTAGCTTTTCTGCATGAAGAATCAAGACTCAAGATTGTTCACAGGGACATAAAAGCTACCAATGTGCTGCTGGATGGGGATTTGAACCCTAAAATATCGGACTTTGGATTGGCTAAACTTTATGGTGAAGAGAGCACACATGTCAGCACCAAAGTTGCAGGAACCAT AGGATATATGGCACCAGAATATGCTCTATGGGGTCACTTGACCTACATGGCAGATGTTTACAGTTTCGGAGTTGTTGCGTTGGAGATTGCCAGTGGGAAGAAGAACAGTTATGTACCAAGTAACACTTGTGTCTGTCTCCTAGACTGG GCCTATCAGTTGCAACAAAGTGGAAACTTGAAGGAGCTGATAGATGTGAGCTTAGGGAGTGAAGTCAATTACAAAGAAGCAGAAGTACTGATTAAAGTCGGTTTGCTGTGCACGAATGTTTCTCCGTCACTTAGGCCTACCATGTCCGAGGTGGTGAGCATGCTTGAAGGACGAACAACAGTCCCGGACACAAAGCAAGAAGCGATAAATTATACTGAAGATTGGAGGCTCAAGGCCGTGAAAGATCGACATCATCAAAGCCAAACACAAAGTTCAAGTGGAAGCCAACACGAGAGTTTGGTAACTTCTTACACATTTTACTCTTCCTCTACATGA
- the LOC103427907 gene encoding probable LRR receptor-like serine/threonine-protein kinase RFK1 isoform X1, whose protein sequence is MLPQQEVYALREIATTMGAKYWTFNAGTCRIETVGLTEKQPKGSEGNTECDCNFENGTVCHIATLTLMGYSLPGLLPPQLVKLPYLRKIDFSYNYLSGTIPKEWASMKLNYFSVLVNRLSGEIPKELGNITTLTDLNLEANQFSGSLPTELGNLVNLQTLMLSSNQLTGYLPETFSGLRILTDFRISDNNFSGTLPGWVQNWKNLTRLEMHSSGLEGPIPSNISLLNNLKELRISDTNGPNQEFPLLRNMTSLVRLVLRNCNIAGEIPAYVWSLKNLEMLDVSFNKLTGELPSTIGAERLKFVFLTGNLLSGNVPRSILRDGSKVDLSYNNFTFQGPEKLDCKKNLNLSLNLYRSSSEENNFSICDRRGILPCLKNFKCPRYSNCMHVNCGGNDIIVNDENHTNVQFEKDGGVEGGSAKYFWNEKSMWGFSSTGDFMDDFELQNTRYFVSLASSNLSELYTTARISPLSLTYFHRCLENGIYTITLHFAEIEFTNDKRYTSLGRRIFDIYVQERLVWKDFNIEHEVGMAQKRLVKQVDNVNVTSNVLDIRFYWAGKGTTKIPEKGHYGPLISAVSVVSIFKPCTNGGTVRTIYIIAGVVGGCLTLFVLAILWWKGCLGGKRGRQQDLGQDMQTRTFTLKQIKAATNNFDSARKIGEGGFGPVYKGHLPNGSLIAVKQLSSNSKQGNREFLNEIGMITCLQHPNLVTLHGCCIERDQLLLVYEYMENNSLAHALFGPENQVKLDWPTRLKICTGIARGLAFLHEESRLKIVHRDIKATNVLLDGDLNPKISDFGLAKLYGEESTHVSTKVAGTIGYMAPEYALWGHLTYMADVYSFGVVALEIASGKKNSYVPSNTCVCLLDWAYQLQQSGNLKELIDVSLGSEVNYKEAEVLIKVGLLCTNVSPSLRPTMSEVVSMLEGRTTVPDTKQEAINYTEDWRLKAVKDRHHQSQTQSSSGSQHESLVTSYTFYSSST, encoded by the exons AGCAGGAAG TTTATGCTCTCCGAGAAATTGCTACCACGATGGGTGCAAAATATTGGACTTTTAACGCTGGTACTTGCCGAATTGAAACGGTGGGTCTAACAGAGAAGCAACCAAAGGGATCCGAAGGAAATACTGAATGTGATTGCAACTTTGAGAACGGCACTGTTTGTCATATTGCAACGCT AACGCTCATGGGTTATAGTTTACCTGGGTTGCTGCCACCTCAACTCGTCAAGCTTCCTTACCTTCGAAAAAT TGATTTTTCTTACAACTATCTCAGTGGTACAATACCAAAGGAATGGGCTTCAATGAAACTAAATTATTT CTCTGTGCTTGTCAATCGGTTATCGGGGGAAATCCCAAAGGAGTTGGGAAATATTACCACTCTGACAGACCT GAACCTTGAGGCGAACCAATTTTCTGGTAGTCTTCCTACTGAGCTTGGGAATTTGGTTAATTTGCAGACTTT GATGCTTTCCTCCAATCAGCTGACTGGATACTTGCCAGAGACATTTTCTGGGCTAAGGATTCTAACAGATTT CCGAATAAGCGATAACAACTTTAGTGGAACACTGCCCGGCTGGGTGCAGAATTGGAAAAACCTCACAAGATT AGAAATGCATTCAAGTGGACTGGAAGGACCGATTCCATCAAATATTTCACTTTTGAACAATTTGAAAGAGTT GAGGATTAGTGACACAAATGGACCAAATCAGGAATTTCCTTTGCTGAGAAATATGACAAGCCTAGTAAGATT GGTTTTGAGGAACTGCAATATTGCCGGAGAGATCCCCGCATATGTCTGGTCCTTGAAGAATCTGGAGATGTT GGATGTCAGTTTCAACAAGTTAACAGGCGAACTTCCATCCACGATAGGAGCTGAGCGTCTAAAATTTGT CTTTTTGACTGGCAACCTGCTAAGTGGAAACGTGCCAAGGTCAATCTTGCGAGATGGAAGTAAAGT TGATTTGTCGTACAATAACTTCACATTTCAAGGCCCTGAGAAACTGGATTGTAAAAAAAACTT GAATCTAAGTCTAAACTTGTATCGGAGCTCTTCAGAGGAGAACAACTT CTCAATCTGTGACAGGAGGGGAATTCTTCCATGCTTGAAGAATTTTAAGTGCCCACGAT ATTCAAACTGTATGCATGTCAACTGTGGCGGAAACGATATAATTGTCAATGACGAGAATCACACAAATGTCCAGTTTGAAAAAGATGGGGGAGTTGAAGGTGGCAgtgctaaatatttttggaatgaGAAAAGTATGTGGGGATTTAGTAGCACCGGTGACTTCATGGATGACTTCGAGCTGCAAAATACACGCTACTTTGTATCTCTGGCATCTTCCAATCTTTCTGAGCTATATACAACAGCACGCATATCTCCGCTTTCACTTACTTATTTCCACCGTTGTTTAGAAAATGGGATTTACACTATAACTCTCCACTTTGCGGAGATCGAATTCACGAATGACAAAAGGTATACTAGTCTTGGGAGGCGTATTTTCGATATCTATGTTCAG gaAAGGTTGGTGTGGAAGGATTTCAATATTGAACACGAGGTTGGCATGGCTCAAAAGAGATTAGTTAAGCAAGTAGATAATGTCAATGTGACAAGTAACGTCTTAGATATCCGGTTCTACTGGGCTGGAAAAGGGACAACGAAGATTCCAGAGAAAGGACACTATGGTCCCCTCATATCTGCTGTCTCTGTGGTTTCCA TCTTTAAACcgtgtacaaatggtggaacTGTGCGAACCATTTACATCATTGCCGGTGTTGTTGGGGGATGCCTAACACTATTCGTACTGGCAATCCTTTGGTGGAAAGGATGTTTGGGAGGAAAAAGGGGGAGACAACAAG ATCTTGGACAAGATATGCAGACGAGGACTTTTACtttgaaacaaataaaagcTGCCACTAACAACTTTGATTCTGCAAGAAAGATTGGAGAAGGTGGTTTTGGTCCTGTCTACAAG GGTCACTTACCTAACGGTTCATTGATAGCAGTTAAGCAGCTCTCATCCAATTCAAAGCAAGGAAATCGCGAATTTTTAAATGAGATTGGCATGATAACTTGTTTGCAACACCCGAATCTAGTGACACTGCATGGATGCTGTATTGAAAGGGATCAATTATTACTGGTTTACGAATACATGGAAAACAATAGTCTTGCGCATGCCTTATTCG GCCCGGAGAACCAAGTTAAACTGGACTGGCCTACACGGCTTAAGATTTGTACCGGTATAGCCAGAGGTTTAGCTTTTCTGCATGAAGAATCAAGACTCAAGATTGTTCACAGGGACATAAAAGCTACCAATGTGCTGCTGGATGGGGATTTGAACCCTAAAATATCGGACTTTGGATTGGCTAAACTTTATGGTGAAGAGAGCACACATGTCAGCACCAAAGTTGCAGGAACCAT AGGATATATGGCACCAGAATATGCTCTATGGGGTCACTTGACCTACATGGCAGATGTTTACAGTTTCGGAGTTGTTGCGTTGGAGATTGCCAGTGGGAAGAAGAACAGTTATGTACCAAGTAACACTTGTGTCTGTCTCCTAGACTGG GCCTATCAGTTGCAACAAAGTGGAAACTTGAAGGAGCTGATAGATGTGAGCTTAGGGAGTGAAGTCAATTACAAAGAAGCAGAAGTACTGATTAAAGTCGGTTTGCTGTGCACGAATGTTTCTCCGTCACTTAGGCCTACCATGTCCGAGGTGGTGAGCATGCTTGAAGGACGAACAACAGTCCCGGACACAAAGCAAGAAGCGATAAATTATACTGAAGATTGGAGGCTCAAGGCCGTGAAAGATCGACATCATCAAAGCCAAACACAAAGTTCAAGTGGAAGCCAACACGAGAGTTTGGTAACTTCTTACACATTTTACTCTTCCTCTACATGA